One window from the genome of Cucumis melo cultivar AY chromosome 10, USDA_Cmelo_AY_1.0, whole genome shotgun sequence encodes:
- the LOC103489086 gene encoding uncharacterized protein LOC103489086: protein MKWLGKTGLKKFCRSKAQPIINGPSAVVRNYVRPGHRFPYVRCSATIGSILHFVNRASPARSPISYSVDATMNFLLRSTHTVPQERPSIQETPPPAAYYAPKPAVTLEGLISEDPFPQYSVVDDDNDEEADASGGENGSIAGHREKSGRFGVVKHSDVSEEEGWITIPCKGLPSDWKNASDIHSLCRMDRSFVFPGEQICILACLSASKQDTETITPFKVAAVMSKNGKWHSPKKQNENIEDDGTNSTNGESHSTDQNGEDLLNENIDPSKDVSASESLLRKEDHRRQTETLLQRFENSHFFVRIAESSDPLWSKKKSDKQSDCEIVGENIVKPSINAVIDQGDFDSSVSGGVARGSFKCCSLSDGSIVVLLRVNVGVDTLRDPVLEILQFEKYQELPVSFENQDVLGYSNPDPCGELLKWLLPLDNTIPPIPRPLSPPRLTTNAGIGGTSQKSSVSSSSGSQLFSFGHFRSYSMSSIPHNTAPPSAPVKAASSKPNFELENWDQFSTPKPSKSKRIGGHDLLSFRGVSLEQERFSVCCGLKGIHIPGRRWRRKLEIVHPVDIQSFAADCNTDDLLCVQIKNVSPAHIPDIIIYIDAITIVFEEASKDGLPSSLPIACIEAGNEHSLPNLALRRDEEHSFILKPATSMWRNMKACREKNSQSSRLQAGNAISSLSLTPKSNDQYAIMVTCRCNYTESRLFFKQPTSWRPRISRDLMVSVALSGDPPKPNGIVSHLPVQVLTLQASNLTSEDLTMTVLAPASSTSPPSVISLNSSPSSPMSPYMVLNEVAGRIGSEKYVTSLERPRSIPSVTENLKQSIDSGRGSVSFKEQSSPMSDIIPSAIGCSHLWLQSRVPLGCIPSQSTATIKLELLPLTDGIITLDTLQIDVKEKGATYIPEHSLKINATSSISTGIL from the exons atgaaatggcTGGGGAAAACGGGCCTAAAGAAATTCTGTAGAAGTAAAGCCCAGCCCATAATAAATGGCCCATCGGCGGTGGTGAGAAATTATGTCAGGCCCGGCCACCGATTTCCTTATGTCCGGTGCTCCGCCACCATTGGATCTATCCTCCACTTCGTTAACAGAGCTTCTCCGGCTCGATCGCCGATCAG TTACTCTGTAGATGCGACAATGAATTTTCTACTCAGATCTACTCATACTGTGCCTCAAGAGCGACCATCTATTCAAGAAACTCCTCCTCCAGCTGCCTATTACGCACCAAAGCCAGCGGTAACTTTGGAAGGTCTGATTTCTGAAGATCCATTTCCACAATATTCTGTTGTTGATGATGATAATGACGAGGAGGCTGATGCATCCGGCGGTGAAAATGGAAGTATTGCTGGTCATAGGGAGAAAAGCGGTCGTTTTGGTGTAGTGAAGCACTCTGATGTTTCAGAGGAAGAAGGGTGGATTACCATTCCATGCA AGGGTCTTCCTTCTGATTGGAAAAACGCATCAGATATACATTCATTATGCAGGATGGATCGATCTTTTGTTTTCCCAG GTGAACAAATATGTATCTTGGCATGTTTATCTGCTTCTAAACAGGATACAGAAACCATAACACCTTTTAAAGTCGCGGCAGTTATGAGTAAAAATGGAAAATGGCATAGTcctaaaaaacaaaatgaaaacatagaaGATGATGGAACTAATTCCACAAATGGGGAAAGCCACAGTACAGATCAGAATGGTGAAGATCTATTAAACGAGAACATTGATCCATCAAAGGATGTTTCTGCCAGTGAATCTCTTCTCAGAAAGGAAGATCACAGACGACAAACAGAAACGTTATTACAGCGATTTGAGAACTCTCACTTTTTTGTAAGAATTGCTGAGTCTAGTGATCCCCTTTggtcaaaaaaaaaatctgacaAACAAAGTGACTGTGAGATAGTGGGTGAAAACATTGTTAAGCCTAGCATAAATGCAGTCATTGATCAGGGAGACTTTGATTCCAGTGTCTCTGGTGGCGTAGCAAGAGGTTCCTTCAAATGCTGCTCTCTTTCTGATGGAAGCATAGTG GTGCTTTTACGTGTGAATGTTGGTGTTGACACATTGAGAGATCCTGTATTGGAAATTCTTCAATTTGAGAAATACCAAGAGCTGCCAGTGTCATTTGAGAATCAGGATGTCTTAGGCTATTCAAATCCGGATCCATGTGGAGAATTGTTGAAATGGTTGCTTCCTCTGGATAACACCATTCCTCCTATTCCCCGTCCTCTATCTCCTCCCCGTTTAACTACCAATGCAGGAATTGGTGGCACATCTCAGAAGTCTAGTGTTTCTTCTTCCTCTGGCTCTCAACTCTTCTCCTTTGGCCATTTTAGGAGCTACTCTATGTCCTCGATACCTCACAATACTGCACCACCTTCTGCACCGGTTAAAGCTGCAAGTTCAAAGCCGAACTTTGAACTTGAAAATTGGGACCAGTTCTCAACACCAAAGCCCTCAAAAAGTAAAAGAATTGGAGGCCATGACCTTTTATCTTTTCGAGGCGTCTCTTTGGAGCAAGAGAGATTTTCTGTTTGTTGTGGCCTGAAAGGAATTCATATTCCAGGAAGACGGTGGAGGAGAAAACTTGAAATTGTTCATCCTGTCGACATCCAGTCCTTTGCTGCTGATTGCAATACGGATGACCTTTTATGCGTTCAAATTAAG AACGTATCTCCAGCTCATATACCGGATATCATAATTTATATTGATGCTATAACGATTGTTTTTGAAGAGGCATCAAAGGATGGACTCCCTTCATCATTACCAATAGCTTGCATAGAAGCAGGAAATGAACACAGCTTACCAAATTTAGCCCTCAG GAGAGACGAAGAGCACTCTTTTATCCTCAAACCAGCAACTTCTATGTGGAGGAATATGAAGGCTTGTAGAGAAAAAAATTCCCAATCATCACGATTGCAGGCTGGAAATGCAATATCAAGTTTGTCCCTTACCCCCAAAAGTAATGATCAATATGCAATTATGGTAACTTGCCGGTGCAACTATACTG AGTCAAGATTGTTTTTCAAGCAACCAACTAGTTGGCGACCTCGAATTTCAAGGGATCTTATGGTGTCTGTGGCGCTATCAGGGGACCCCCCTAAACCCAATGGAATTGTTTCTCACCTTCCCGTTCAG GTTTTGACACTTCAGGCTTCAAATTTAACATCTGAAGATCTGACCATGACGGTTCTTGCTCCAGCTTCATCCACTTCTCCTCCATCTGTGATTTCATTGAATTCCTCACCATCGTCACCCATGAGTCCATACATGGTTTTAAATGAAGTTGCAGGCAGAATAGGCAGTGAGAAATATGTTACATCATTGGAAAGGCCAAGATCAATCCCTTCTGTAACTGAGAATCTAAAACAGAGTATTGATTCAGGACGCGGGTCAGTCTCTTTTAAAGAACAATCGTCTCCCATGTCAGATATCATCCCAAGTGCTATTGGTTGCTCGCATTTGTGGCTCCAGAGTAGAGTTCCATTAGG ATGTATTCCTTCTCAATCCACAGCTACCATCAAGCTTGAGCTACTTCCTTTGACTGATGGCATAATTACTCTCGACACATTACAGATTGATGTCAAGGAAAAAG GTGCTACGTATATCCCCGAGCACTCACTGAAAATCAATGCGACCTCCAGCATTTCTACTGGGATTCTTTAA
- the LOC103489085 gene encoding protein TWIN LOV 1 isoform X2, with the protein MELPLGLIEQSLNSRYSLWVREALNNLSDNFTITDPSIAGHPIVFVSPGFLKTTGYTKEEVIGKNGRMFQGPETSRSSVMLIREAVRQEKEIQINLLNYRKDGTPFWVFFQMTPVFSKEDGRIIHFVGVQVPILKNSRKSRRGFLRIQGVSYENEFRACKSFLGSCRRELMSDSISELDCTLNRDPQPDSDSREIEEPCEACDDEKQRAAIAISNILFVLTHHSEVTGGLVCERRCSLSRVGILCSSLNTSLNRIKQSFVLTDPNLPDMPIVYASDEFLKLTGYTRCEVLGRNCRFLSGIDTDSSTLFKIKESLQSEQACTVRILNYRKNKSSFWNDLHISPVRNASGKVAYFVGVQMDEDDKKQDEHGFNPKMRQLSTVGAVKVAVRSLSMTMGCSQG; encoded by the exons ATGGAATTGCCACTGGGTTTGATTGAACAATCGCTTAACAGTCGTTATTCGCTATGGGTTCGTGAAGCTCTTAACAATTTGTCGGATAATTTTACAATAACTGATCCCAGTATAGCAGGTCACCCAATAGTGTTCGTCAGCCCTGGATTCTTGAAGACGACTGGATATACCAAAGAAGAGGTGATTGGCAAAAATGGGAGAATGTTTCAGGGCCCAGAAACTAGTCGGAGCTCAGTAATGCTAATTCGTGAGGCAGTTCGTCAAGAGAAGGAGATTCAaattaatttactaaattatCGCAAAGATGGGACACCCTTCTGGGTCTTTTTCCAAATGACCCCTGTTTTCAGCAAGGAGGATGGACGAATCATCCATTTTGTGGGTGTTCAGGTGCCAATTTTGAAGAATTCAAGGAAATCTAGACGTGGGTTCTTAAGAATACAAGGTGTTTCATATGAGAATGAATTTAGAGCTTGCAAAAGTTTTTTAGGGTCCTGTCGCCGAGAGTTGATGTCTGATTCTATCTCGGAACTAGATTGTACTTTGAATAGAGACCCACAACCGGATTCCGATAGTAGAG AGATTGAAGAACCATGTGAAGCATGTGATGATGAGAAGCAAAGAGCTGCAATTGCTATTAGTAACATCTTATTTGTCCTAACTCATCACAGTGAGGTAACTGGCGGATTGGTGTGCGAAAGGAGATGCAGCTTGTCTAGGGTGGGCATTCTTTGTTCATCCTTGAATACATCTCTTAATAGAATTAAACAGAGCTTTGTATT AACGGATCCAAACTTACCAGACATGCCTATAGTCTATGCGAGTGACGAGTTTTTGAAATTAACAG GTTATACTAGATGTGAAGTGCTTGGGCGTAACTGTAGATTCTTAAGTGGAATTGACACGGATTCTTCAACCCTTTTTAAG ATAAAGGAAAGTCTTCAGTCTGAACAAGCTTGCACTGTACGGATTTTAAATTACAG GAAAAATAAGAGCTCGTTTTGGAATGATCTCCACATATCACCTGTTCGTAATGCTTCTGGCAAG GTAGCATATTTTGTGGGTGTCCAGATGGATGAAGATGATAAAAAGCAGGATGAACATGGGTTCAATCCCAAGATGAGGCAACTTAGCACTGTAGGTGCAGTCAAGGTGGCCGTGAGGAGCTTGTCGATGACTATGGGTTGTTCACAGGGTTAG
- the LOC103489085 gene encoding protein TWIN LOV 1 isoform X1 yields the protein MELPLGLIEQSLNSRYSLWVREALNNLSDNFTITDPSIAGHPIVFVSPGFLKTTGYTKEEVIGKNGRMFQGPETSRSSVMLIREAVRQEKEIQINLLNYRKDGTPFWVFFQMTPVFSKEDGRIIHFVGVQVPILKNSRKSRRGFLRIQGVSYENEFRACKSFLGSCRRELMSDSISELDCTLNRDPQPDSDSRGVEIEEPCEACDDEKQRAAIAISNILFVLTHHSEVTGGLVCERRCSLSRVGILCSSLNTSLNRIKQSFVLTDPNLPDMPIVYASDEFLKLTGYTRCEVLGRNCRFLSGIDTDSSTLFKIKESLQSEQACTVRILNYRKNKSSFWNDLHISPVRNASGKVAYFVGVQMDEDDKKQDEHGFNPKMRQLSTVGAVKVAVRSLSMTMGCSQG from the exons ATGGAATTGCCACTGGGTTTGATTGAACAATCGCTTAACAGTCGTTATTCGCTATGGGTTCGTGAAGCTCTTAACAATTTGTCGGATAATTTTACAATAACTGATCCCAGTATAGCAGGTCACCCAATAGTGTTCGTCAGCCCTGGATTCTTGAAGACGACTGGATATACCAAAGAAGAGGTGATTGGCAAAAATGGGAGAATGTTTCAGGGCCCAGAAACTAGTCGGAGCTCAGTAATGCTAATTCGTGAGGCAGTTCGTCAAGAGAAGGAGATTCAaattaatttactaaattatCGCAAAGATGGGACACCCTTCTGGGTCTTTTTCCAAATGACCCCTGTTTTCAGCAAGGAGGATGGACGAATCATCCATTTTGTGGGTGTTCAGGTGCCAATTTTGAAGAATTCAAGGAAATCTAGACGTGGGTTCTTAAGAATACAAGGTGTTTCATATGAGAATGAATTTAGAGCTTGCAAAAGTTTTTTAGGGTCCTGTCGCCGAGAGTTGATGTCTGATTCTATCTCGGAACTAGATTGTACTTTGAATAGAGACCCACAACCGGATTCCGATAGTAGAG GAGTAGAGATTGAAGAACCATGTGAAGCATGTGATGATGAGAAGCAAAGAGCTGCAATTGCTATTAGTAACATCTTATTTGTCCTAACTCATCACAGTGAGGTAACTGGCGGATTGGTGTGCGAAAGGAGATGCAGCTTGTCTAGGGTGGGCATTCTTTGTTCATCCTTGAATACATCTCTTAATAGAATTAAACAGAGCTTTGTATT AACGGATCCAAACTTACCAGACATGCCTATAGTCTATGCGAGTGACGAGTTTTTGAAATTAACAG GTTATACTAGATGTGAAGTGCTTGGGCGTAACTGTAGATTCTTAAGTGGAATTGACACGGATTCTTCAACCCTTTTTAAG ATAAAGGAAAGTCTTCAGTCTGAACAAGCTTGCACTGTACGGATTTTAAATTACAG GAAAAATAAGAGCTCGTTTTGGAATGATCTCCACATATCACCTGTTCGTAATGCTTCTGGCAAG GTAGCATATTTTGTGGGTGTCCAGATGGATGAAGATGATAAAAAGCAGGATGAACATGGGTTCAATCCCAAGATGAGGCAACTTAGCACTGTAGGTGCAGTCAAGGTGGCCGTGAGGAGCTTGTCGATGACTATGGGTTGTTCACAGGGTTAG